CACGAGATGGCTCAATTGATTTGTCCGGCTGTACTGGAATAGCCTCCGTGGACTCCAAAGAGATGACtgattgtgtttgttctggttgTAGGTCATGAAGGCCATGTGTAAACAGGGATATAAAGATGCTCTGCATTTCCTAAAGAAGAATGGTAAAACACATGTTTTTGCTTTCCTTTGTGATTTTGCTCCAAATTATGTTTAGCTCTTTTTTTTAGAATACCGGTAATCTATTTTTGGATAGAAATCCCAACTGATATTTTACCAATAAACAAGcagaatctgttttttttattttttaatggttACGTGCATTTTTATGCCattgtatttgctttttttttttttaaacatgtaatCAATACTCTCTTACAGAATCGTCATTTAGAAATTGTGTTTCCAATTATAAAGTAGTTAGATCATTGATTTGACGCACTAGATAATAAACTTAGATTCATGCTTTCACTGTTATTAGGATTGTTTAATTTCAACGGCCCTCAGCGGGACAGACCGCTGCTCGCTAACAGCAACGGCAACGAACATCAGAACAACAATGAGGAcaaaggtgatgaagaggaagccgAGACTCATCGTTGTAGTTCCTCATTAGAAGATCATTTCATGGAACACCTTCCGCCGGACCTGCACAAAGGTAACATCTTAAGAACAAATGTGTAACAAATGTAGATTTGTAATTTGTCTCTCCTGTTGACTAGTCCTGGGTAATTGTCCTTGTGTCCCTCCGCAGCTCTCGTTGAGGCCTGCGTGGAGAGGAGGAGTCTGGTGCAGTCGCTGGGCAACATGTTTCCTATCAGGATGGCCTCGGTCATGATGCTCCCGTACACTCTACCTCTGGAGTCGGCTATGGTCTTGACTCTCAGGTAATGTAGATTTAATTACATCAGGCCCAAGTAGTTCTCGAAATAGTACCACTGCACTACTTCTGCATGTCGTCTCAGCCCTTATGTTACGTACAGATGTGTGCAGCAAAAGCAATTGGGCttattgaaaatgatttttggAACGTTGGAAGTGGAGATGAGGATCCTGAAGGATTTGCCACTGTTGGccataaacaaaaaaacgttTAGATTTCATATATAAATACTGGCTTGGCCTTACAGCTGTTTATTCCACATGTAGACTTCTGGAGTGGCTACCAGATGTGCAAGAGGATGTGGGGTGGATTCGAGAGCAGATGTTAAAAGTCGTGAGCTACGTTCTGCGCCAGGCCTCCAGAAGCATTAGCCAGCATGTCTCTGCCAGGTAGGTAACATCTCTACCTTGTATTCACAAAGACAGTACCTATGCACGTCTTTTAAAGGTAACGTTTGACATCTAGACTTTCCTCCAAATGCTGTCTAGTATAGGAATACGACTGGTTTTCCACTTGGATAAATCTACACCCAAGTATTTGGGCACTTGGGTGcttattttataataatttgataggaaaatgcttattttatcaataaaataatggaaatgaTGGAAACATAAACATTTATACATACCGCAGATCCTGCCATTTAGTGGAAAGCCGGCGGAAAGTGAACCGCGATgtagcgagggacgactgtagcAGGTTAAACTGTTCTCGCTAGCAGCATCTTTCACACCAGGGCATGCTGTCGACGGTTACTTCAGGTTCTCCTGTCAGCTGGAGCTGCACCACTATCAGTCCCTCCCATCTCAGAGCAGACCCAACAGCCTGCTTCCTGCCTGGGTGGACGGGAGCAACTCTCTGGTCCTGGATGTCTTCATGCGTCTGGACCAGTACAAGAGGCAGCTGCTGTCTGGAGTGCTGTGTATCAACATGGACCTGCAAGGCTCCTTTGAATCTAAACCGGATGTCACCAGACAGGAgccctccatccatcttcacTAAAGCCCCTCGGTGCAAATAGATCTTCTTCGTATTCCACCTGCTGCCAAATTAAATCAGATTTCATAccttgaatttaaatatttaaagtctTACACAACAGCATCACCAAACAATCCCACAGATTTGAATTACAGGAtgttacaacaacaaaaatgcactCTTACAGTAGCCTGGTTTGTACAGAGTAATGTTTATGCTTGTATTGGAATGAAGTCAGACTGGTAGTTAAGCAGTGTTCCTGCTGCATCAGGTTAGGAGCTGGTTAGGAGGATGAAGAGACCGACTGTACAAGGGCAAACAGTGGATGCACCAATTTATCTGTTGCCAATGGTTACTCCATATCTCTGATGCAAGTGTCAATGCAGTATTGTGAAGGAAAAACACACTGTCTCCATGTTTCTAAGTTTTCTTTGAATTCTTGTTTTGCCTTTATAATTATTTAAGTGAAAATTCTGagatttgttttctctgttttctcAATCATAGAATCCTTTCTTCTCTTGATTTACTTAACACGTGGATTACAACtgatttagattttgttttaaCATGAATTGTATTGAGTGTCTGGTTGAACAGTGATTCTGATGTTACGTCAAACATTTCACAGTTTAATGCTCAGCGAatcaaaaatgtgtgttttttcatctGTGAATTGGTTTCATCTTAATTGCACTTTCTCATCTGATGTCACTATATGATGTCACatgactttttattattattataatacttCTCTTGCACTGTGTTCTACAAGAGACTGATTAAGCCACAGCTTTTGCCTTTATGCTTAGTGAAATATTTAACAAGtaaatgtaatatgtttttAATGCTTCAGGGAATAGTATTTGTgataaaaaaagtaaataaactgACATTGTTTAACATTGACAGTGCTTCATCATTAGTGTGGAGATCAGATCATCAAACGGGATGATAGACCACATGAGGTTTCCAAAGGGCAATCACAAAGGATAACTGTTTCCAGCACTTCAAAAAAGCCTAGATACAAATTATAAATACCATatgttttaaaaagaagaaaatatataaacaatTTCTTCGTGAACTATATTGAGAATTTGGTTATATAAGTGTTTGTctcatttaataaaatacaaaacatatgTATCATgtgcatacatatatatatatgtatcatAATACTATaaagaacaaaaccaaacaaGAACACATCATCTTTCATCTAATCTTAATTGAGTTAATTTTGAAGGTAAAGACAAGATTCTAAAAAGAATTCTGACAACCCTGATCCTTTTCTGCGTGAAATCAACATTCCTATTTCCGAGGCGCGTTTAAAGGCAGCACCTTTTAGTCCGCCATGGGCCGtgtgtccaccagggggcgcacCCCCCCGGAGGGGGAGGCTCGATCCCCCCCTTCCCGAGTCCGCTTCTCCTCGTAACCATGAGCTGAATCAGATCAGGGAAGATGGCGGCCACTGACCATTCCCGGTCCGAAGCTGCCAAACAGcgaaggcaggatcagctgcaGCGATGGTCGGGCTCGGACACGGACCGGACGGGTTTGGAATCCAGGGACACTTTGAGCGCTTCCGGCACGCGGCGGGCGAAAGTCCGGTTCGCCCAAGGAGCGGTGTTTATGGCCGCCTGCTCCGCCGGAGACCGGGAGGAGGTGGCGGCGCTGCTCGGCCAGGGAGCTGACATAAACCACGCCAACATAGACGGGCTGACAGCGCTTCATCAGGTAGGAAGGTCGCCGTTACGCTCCGGACACCGTGTTCGTGGAAGAGAAGCTCGAGATGAGTTAGCGAGCAGCGACGCGGtgtcttttttaaatctttttgtGTTCGTCGCAGCGAAGACTTAACTTTAACAacgaggagtaaaaaaaaaagactttattTCTGCCGCTTCGCCCACGTTAGCCTAAACCCTTTCtgttgtcttgtgtgtgtgttcttgctaGCCTGCTGaaaggctaaaggctaaagcGGGATGTGAGCTTATTTTTCTAGTGTACAATGTTGACGTGAAGTGAGAGGCATAGCCGAGTGGGGAGTCCGTTATCGGACAGTCCCGAGTGGGGATTCCGTTATCGGACAGTCCCTGGCGGAGTCTCTAGCTTGTTGAATTCAGAGACTTTTTCCCATCGTCTCGTCAACAGGTTTCATTCTGTCGATGAACAGATCGATTCGACCACTTTGGTTGCCTTTGCGTGTCCCGGATTggctgcgcctcctcctctcctcctcctcctcctcctctcctcctggacAGCATCACTGTCACACTGCCATGCAGCGTCTCCTCTGCTCCTACGACACCACGCGTCACAATGTAATTTGGAACTTCTAAAAGAAGTTGCCAGACTTCTGCGTGTGGCActttttttaaccccccccccccccccaacaatgaCGTCATCGTGTTGTATGATTTGATGAAGTTCCCATGATTCCGTTCAGATGAGGAAGGACGCCTCCTGGATGCGGGACGAATGCGTCCTTCCTCAGCCGGTCTCCCATTATGGTTCCTCTCCTGCCCTCCAGCTCTTTTTCTCCTGTTGATCATCGGTTGCCTGGATACACCAGAATTAAATATAGGCCCGCACTGTGTAAACTTTCCATCGTCCTGATCCAAAgcctttctgtcttcctccctatgccgtgtctctcctttgtCCCCCAGTCCCCTGTGATGGGGACTGGATGGATTTCGGATGAAGACATGGAAAGCATTCCTCAAGCGGCTGTTGTCAAAGGCGATTTCCACAATGAATCTCTTGATGGCGTGCGCCCTCGTAACACGCAGGGTGAAATAAGCTCCCTGTGTTCATTCACTCAGCTCCCTcagagggacccccccccccatcggtgACTCAATGCTGCTTTTGACTGGAGTGCTTCAAACCACCAGCTTCGTCACCGTCTTAAAGTGGCGActtcttatttcttttttttcccgccCTGCCGCCGGACTAATCGTGTTTTGCCCGAGGGTGGCGCCGCCCAGCAGCTTCGTGATTTAGCCCGAAAGCTAAGCCTCTTCCAGCAGGTGGCTTAAGACGACCGCGGCGAGAAACGAGAAAAACCCTCGCATCGGTGCGTCTGTGTCTTCTGGCAGGCCTGCATCGACGAAAACGCCGAAATGGTGCAGTTCCTGGTGGAGAGCGGGAGCGACGTCAGCAGAGGGGACAACGAGGGCTGGACTCCGCTGCACGCCGCTGCCTCCTGTGGCTTCATTCAGATCGCCAAGTGAGTGCTGAGAATTCGTTTTTGTTCGGTCGCAGGTATCGTGGAGTGTTGGCCCACTTTGAACGGCCACTCGTTGGGGGGGAAGGTGTTAAACGCCTGATCTCGGCGGTGTGCTGCTCGTCGGTGTCGGCGTCACCGTCCCTCCTGTGTTCTTGTATTTAAAGATACTTGATCGAGCACGGCGCTAACGTCGGCGGGGTGAATAGCGAGGGAGAGCTTCCGCTGGATGTGGCCACAGAAGACGCCATGGAGAGGCTTCTCAAAGCCGAAATCAAAAAGCAAGGTGAGGAATGGGCGGGGACGCCCCGACGGGGCTCCGTCTGTAATCACAGTCCTCTGAAAaccgcagtgtgtgtgtgtgtgtgtgtgtgacgcgtTGTCAGGGTTAAGGATCACCTGAGACGCAATGAAATCAGTTCTTTCCCGCATCAGCCAgagcttttaaaatgttaatatccATGCCACGACAAGTAAAAATCCTTTTCAGACATTCGCGGGTGCAATTTCTCAAGTGTCGAGATTTTCAGCCCAATAAATCTAAATATGTTTTAGCGTTTGTAACGAGTCCCACGTCTACCAGGACGGGAGTTTTTAGCgttgtgtgtctctttgctcCAGAACGTTCCACGTTCGCCCTGCTTTGGAAagctgttgcatttttttttaaactcttgtgTATCGCTCTtagaagaagcaaaaaaaggTTTAGAAACGAGGACCGAGGCAGTGTAGCAAAGGTTCGGTGACCCTCGGGGATTCAGGCTCGCATCTTTAGCGGTAAATAAATGTGCAGAGGAGCGTTTGGCTGTTGGTCCGCCGCTCGCAGCGCGGCCGGGCCCGGTGGTGACTTGTGGGTTCATCCGTGCGCCGCAGGAATAGACGTGGACAAGgccaggaaggaggaggagaggatcaTGCTCCAGGACGCCGCGGCCGTGCTGGCAGGAAGTGGCACTCCCACGCCTCACCCGAACACCAAGGCGACCGCTCTACACGTCGCCGCTGCCAAAGGCTACATAGAAGTCCTGAAGTGAGCGCCCGTCTGCGCACGCCAGAGCAACGGCGGCGTTTGTCCTGTTTCGGATTCGCAACAAGTCAAGCTTTACTCGTAGCTTTCTCCTTCAGAAGAGTCCTCtctgtgtgtcccccccccccgtcacctaTTCAGggtgctgctgcagtgtggGGTGGACGTGGACAGCAGGGACACCGACGGGTGGACGCCGCTGCATGCCGCAGCTCACtgggggcaggaggaggtgtGCAGCCTCCTCGCCGACGGCATGTGCGACATGGGCGCCGTCAACACGGTGGTGAGCGCGTCGCCGCCGGCGACCTTTTTGCCTGTTGTGCGAGCGAAGCTTCTGCTAGCGCTGTGGCCGATCATGCTGCGCTGATGTCCTTGTAGGGCCAAACGCCTCTGGACGTCGCCGATGAGAACCTCGCCGACGCGCTGGAGGAGCTTCAGAAGAAACAGAACGCCGTGAGTCGgccttcgcccccccccccccccccgggctccgCGTTGATGAAGGAGCGGGAATGtcctcagtgtgtgtttgtgttttattcctctccAGTTACGCagcgagaaagagaaagagactcCTGTTATTGAAACCAGCCCACAGATCTCCATGGTGCCGCTTCGCACACGCAGGTCAGTGCTGACgtgtgggcatgtgtgtgtgtgtgtgtgtgtgtgtgcgtgcgtgcgtgcgtgtgtgcgtgtgtgtttgagcacaCGCTACGCTGATCTCAGCTGAATCCCAGTCGTCCCAGTGGCAGTACTTTGCATGCAGGTGTGAGATGAGCAGCTCCAGCATTCTTCTGAGCCTGTGATGGAGGAGTGATGCAGGAGGGCGCCGTCTGTCCCAGAGTCACAATAAATACTCAACAATGTTGTTTTCAGCTTTATAATACTGTACGAGTGGAAATTAGATTCGTTCTGTGAGGGAGAATCGTCCAACATGCATTTGAAAAGTCTTCCCAAGTGCTGTCGAGGTGTTTTTggggatttatttttctgcatttaGAATAGTCGTCCCTCGTTCATGGTGGGTTTTACATTCCAGGACCACCATTCATTCTTATGTTTAGTTTAAATCACTAGATTCATAATCATGCAGGGGGGAAAAGGCCACAAAAAAATCATTGCAAAACTCATGCTAGCTAATAACCGGGCAAAGGAAGGATCCCGtcagcttattattattaccggtatgtaATTAGTTTAAGCATGTACGGCATACAGAACGTGCTCGGGACACGTTGTTGAGTCTTTTGTTTGGAGGCTCTGGCGTGTAACGTTTGCACGTGAGAGGAGCGATTCATCGAAAGCCGAAGGTTGACGTTTCAAACTGAACGGTGATCCAGTGTGGGGGCGGCGTGACTGCTGACTGCTTATTAGtgtctgaaccccccccccccccccccacaggtgacGTGAGCATCTCTGTTTACTGTAGGAACAGCATGAGGAGGTGTCGTCCTGCGGTGCGACCGTTGTGCACGTTGTGCACGTTGCGATGGCGCCTTTGTCCAGTGCTACACGCGGCTTCACAGAAAGCGTCTCACCGTTCCGCCGCAGCGACCCGGCGCACGCGCGCTCTAATTGGCTGCTCGTGGAATGATCGCCCTCACTGATCAGCCCCTGCATGCCACCTTTTTGTTCCACCCCACCGTGGCCCCGCCCCTGCAGGACTTCTATCTCTCGTATGAGCAGCAAGGAGAAGATTTGCCTCCACGAGCGCGAGAAGCACCCGCCCCCGGCGCTGCCGAGCAGCccggctgaggatgaggaggaggatgggggccAGACTCGGAGCCAGGGGAAAgcgtccagcagctccagctcggaggaggagagcgaatcAGAGAGCGATGCAGAGTCTGGTATGAGGAACTAAAGGACaggattgttttttattttggggggggggggggtctttctgGTTCTAATAATCGTTTGTAACCTTTACACATTTGCAGAGAAAGCGAAGAACCGAGAGCTCATAAACAACTTGAACAACAAACGCAACGCCACCGGCCTGCTTCCTACCTCCATGTCAGCGAGTGCTGCTGCGAGCCAACTGAaaaaggtgccccccccccccccccatgcagagaTGTTACGTAGAGACGCGCCCCCGCCAGTGAACATTAATGACCGCTCTCGCTGCCCGTGAAGCAGGACCAGGGCAAGCCCTCAGCCGCCGAGGCCCCGGGCTCCTGGAGGACGTCTCTGAGGAAGGCAGGCAGCTCGGTGACGCTCGGCTCGGCCGGACTGTCCGACTCCAGCCAGGACGCCGGCAGACCTCCGGAGACCGGGCTCGGCATGACCCGCTCTGCCTCCAGCCCGCGCCTCAGCTCGGACGCCGACACCAAAGTACACGCCGCGGTCTCCCCTCTGATTCTACAGTTCACGTTTTGGGAAACGGAACAAGACTCCGAATAAAGCCTTCTGTCACTTCTCAGGAGCCGCGGCTCGCCCGGGTTCCTCCCATCCCGACGCGGAGACTCTTCAGTATTCCAGACAACAGCCCCGACAACAGGTGGGCCGAGATCCGTCGCTTCTGCACTTGTAAAAGTCGAATCTTGTTTTCCCGAGTCACTGCACATGTcgccctgtctctctctcagctggCTGAGTCGTAGCTCCTCTTACACCCGGCGCCTTCATAGTCAGTCGGGGAATGACCTCACTAGTTCCACCCCCTCTTTGCTTTACAGGTCAGTCATGCTGCTCCACCGCTGTTTCATTGCTtgagcgtttgtgtgtgtgatcctcGGTGCTCTCTCACCGCCtattaaatccccccccccagcagcaaatACTAATATCTGTACGTGTGGCTTGAAAAGATACTTTCGTTCTTTCCAACACGTTCTGTCTTTCCAGCTCATCTTATGGAAAGAGACTGGATGACCCTGCCGTGACCTCAGCAAGCACAGGAACAAGCTCCGCTGGACTGAGCCGCCCAAACAGCGTCTTGACCCAGAGGTACGTCATGTTTACGCCCACTTTCAACCTGTTTCCTCATTTATCCGAGGTGTTTGGCTGTCGCACGGTCGTCCTCTCTTCAACAGACTTCAGGAACGGTCGGAAAAGAAGGATCAGTCTGCCATCACCTCCGGAAAATCTCAAGGTCCAAATCCGGGCGAACAGGAGACGAAAC
The sequence above is drawn from the Brachionichthys hirsutus isolate HB-005 chromosome 5, CSIRO-AGI_Bhir_v1, whole genome shotgun sequence genome and encodes:
- the pnpla2 gene encoding patatin-like phospholipase domain-containing protein 2 is translated as MFPLDSPWNISFAGCGFLGIYHVGVASCLLEQAPFLVLNATHIYGASAGALTATALVTGVCLGQTGAGIIDVAKEARKRFLGPMHPSFNLVKIMRRMLRRNLPSDCCQQANGRLGISLTRVTDGENVLVSHFNNKEELVQACVCSAYIPVYCGLIPPTLQGVRYVDGGISDNLPQYELKNTITVSPFSGESDICPRDTSTNMHELRFTNTSIQFTLTNLYRVSRALFPPDPMVMKAMCKQGYKDALHFLKKNGLFNFNGPQRDRPLLANSNGNEHQNNNEDKGDEEEAETHRCSSSLEDHFMEHLPPDLHKALVEACVERRSLVQSLGNMFPIRMASVMMLPYTLPLESAMVLTLRLLEWLPDVQEDVGWIREQMLKVVSYVLRQASRSISQHVSARFSCQLELHHYQSLPSQSRPNSLLPAWVDGSNSLVLDVFMRLDQYKRQLLSGVLCINMDLQGSFESKPDVTRQEPSIHLH
- the zmp:0000001167 gene encoding protein phosphatase 1 regulatory subunit 12A; its protein translation is MAATDHSRSEAAKQRRQDQLQRWSGSDTDRTGLESRDTLSASGTRRAKVRFAQGAVFMAACSAGDREEVAALLGQGADINHANIDGLTALHQACIDENAEMVQFLVESGSDVSRGDNEGWTPLHAAASCGFIQIAKYLIEHGANVGGVNSEGELPLDVATEDAMERLLKAEIKKQGIDVDKARKEEERIMLQDAAAVLAGSGTPTPHPNTKATALHVAAAKGYIEVLKVLLQCGVDVDSRDTDGWTPLHAAAHWGQEEVCSLLADGMCDMGAVNTVGQTPLDVADENLADALEELQKKQNALRSEKEKETPVIETSPQISMVPLRTRRTSISRMSSKEKICLHEREKHPPPALPSSPAEDEEEDGGQTRSQGKASSSSSSEEESESESDAESEKAKNRELINNLNNKRNATGLLPTSMSASAAASQLKKDQGKPSAAEAPGSWRTSLRKAGSSVTLGSAGLSDSSQDAGRPPETGLGMTRSASSPRLSSDADTKEPRLARVPPIPTRRLFSIPDNSPDNSWLSRSSSYTRRLHSQSGNDLTSSTPSLLYSSSYGKRLDDPAVTSASTGTSSAGLSRPNSVLTQRLQERSEKKDQSAITSGKSQGPNPGEQETKQRRKSYLTPVRDEEAEAQRKARSRHARQSRRSTQGVTLTDLQEAEKTMKTDNKGREKREEEEEEKEKEAKAKKAEEGEVSWRSRIASLQKSDLLGLTQPTGTPRLQTSDKKDVEAGTGESETERWARERRERRQARARRKAQRPGESDDNEPSGEEEFSGSGLDPQKVGYLGSRSDASCNDSTQGGGSDSKDFKKLFEEVSRENGQLQSQLQDTQRVIGQTRLDLEKATQRQERFSDCSAMLELERKDRRMLARRMAELEEELKVLVDLRADNQRLKDENGALIRVISKLSK